The DNA region GGTGTATGCGGCCCTGCCGGTTTCATCGCTTTTAACTTTGCCGGTGAATACCGGGACGAAACACGCATTGCTTCTTTTTTTTAAGGCGCAATGCATCGCAGGTTTTTTTATATCATGAGATTGTGAACCGATGAGGCTTATCATTTTTTTGTCCTTTTTTTTTAGCATATATGGCGGGTTGCACATCTATGCCTTTCTGAAGATACGCCAGGCTCTGACCTTAGGCACCGGAACTGCGGCTATTCTTGCTGCCGTTATGGCCTGCATGATTATCGCCCCTGTGCTGATTCGCATCTCGGAAAGGCACGGATTTGAATTCTTGGCGCGCGCTCTGGCCTACATCGGGTATACGTGGATGGGGCTGATATTTTTTTTCGTCTGCATTGCTTTTGTCCTGGATATTTACCGGCTGCTTGTTCATATCGGCGGGCGGATTGTGCCGGTCGATCTTTGCGGCCTTGCCGTTGAGGCCCGGCCATCCGTGGTTATTTCCATTTTGCTTGCCGTCATCCTGACCGCTTATGGTGCCTTTGAAGCCCTCGATATCCGCATGGAGCACTTGACCATCCGAACCGATAAAATTCCTAAAGAAATCGGACGTCTTAAGATCGCTCAGATCTCGGATGTGCATCTGGGTCTGATGGTAGGCGAAAGAAGGTTGGAAAAGATTCTCAACCTGGCAACGGCAGCCGATCCGGACATCCTGGTGTCTACGGGTGATCTGGTAGACGGCCAGATGGATAACCTGTCAGGTCTTTTAAAACGATTCCAGCAAGTTTCCCCCAAATACGGGAAATTTGCAGTCACGGGAAATCATGAATTCTACGCGGGGCTTGCCCGGTCCCTGGAGTTTACCGAAAAAGCGGGATTTACTGTTCTGCGCGGGAAAGGTTTGAGTGTCGCCGGTCTGTTGACGATTGCCGGGGTGGATGATGTGATGGAGAATCGCCATGGGATTGAGAAAAAAGTTACCGAAAAAGAACTGCTTTCAAGGTTTCCTCGTGAAAGATTTACTCTGCTGCTGAAACACAGGCCCGAAGTGGCCAAAGATGCGCCGGGGCTTTTCGACCTTCAGCTTTCAGGACATACCCATAAAGGGCAAATCTTTCCGTTT from Candidatus Desulfatibia profunda includes:
- a CDS encoding metallophosphoesterase, yielding MRLIIFLSFFFSIYGGLHIYAFLKIRQALTLGTGTAAILAAVMACMIIAPVLIRISERHGFEFLARALAYIGYTWMGLIFFFVCIAFVLDIYRLLVHIGGRIVPVDLCGLAVEARPSVVISILLAVILTAYGAFEALDIRMEHLTIRTDKIPKEIGRLKIAQISDVHLGLMVGERRLEKILNLATAADPDILVSTGDLVDGQMDNLSGLLKRFQQVSPKYGKFAVTGNHEFYAGLARSLEFTEKAGFTVLRGKGLSVAGLLTIAGVDDVMENRHGIEKKVTEKELLSRFPRERFTLLLKHRPEVAKDAPGLFDLQLSGHTHKGQIFPFNFITKLYYPNIAGLLELEKNSRLYVSRGSGTWGPPVRFLSPPEVTLIELVHEVGRQ